A stretch of the Nicotiana tabacum cultivar K326 chromosome 6, ASM71507v2, whole genome shotgun sequence genome encodes the following:
- the LOC142161754 gene encoding protein NLP4-like, with the protein MDSHVLTLENQNDQFDWLYSEHAPPPFGTWQQQDSRILSNGGLFNFEYFDPFQFPNDLQNNNLPFFELKELEEICQDLGTLDVRLPPFQEDIPQNMTFSPLEECQNVTSARNEVHMQDKNYYDYTVGEIEFSSGTNNKELIRKRNNNGRHKKSDTLELDEIQRYFHVPINKAAKELRVGLTVLKKRCRELNIMRWPHRKIKSLQTLIDSVKVRVNTNKVFVLIKS; encoded by the exons ATGGATTCTCATGTTCTAACGCTGGAAAACCAAAATGATCAATTCGATTGGTTATATTCAGAACACGCTCCTCCCCCTTTCGG AACATGGCAACAACAAGATTCAAGAATATTGTCCAATGGAGGTTTATTCAACTTTGAGTACTTTGATCCCTTTCAATTTCCCAACGATCTTCAAAACAATAATTTACCATTTTTTGAGCTTAAAGAGTTGGAAGAAATATGTCAAGATTTGGGCACGTTAGACGTCAGACTACCTCCATTTCAAGAAGACATTCCGCAGAACATGACATTTAGTCCTTTAGAGGAATGTCAAAACGTGACAAGTGCTCGAAATGAAGTTCATATGCAGGATAAGAACTACTACGACTATACAGTTGGAGAAATAGAATTTAGCAGTGGAACTAATAATAAGGAGTTAATTAGGAAGCGAAATAATAATGGAAGGCATAAGAAGAGTGATACCTTAGAATTGGATGAGATACAGAGGTATTTTCATGTACCAATAAACAAAGCAGCCAAGGAGTTGAGAGTTGGATTGACAGTGTTGAAGAAAAGATGTAGGGAACTTAATATCATGCGATGGCCTCATCGTAAGATTAAGAGTTTGCAGACTCTCATTGATAGCGTTAAGGTACGTGTTAATACTAATAAAGTTTTTGTACTAATTAAGAGTTAA